The DNA sequence GAGAGTATATTTCACAAGTTCCATTACTTGAATATTTTAAAGCATTGTCGATTAAATTTTTTAATATTAAAGGAAAAATTTCCATATCAACATTAATCAAAGCATCGCTTTTTAAATAAATTTTGACAATTTTATTAAAATCATCTCTCATTAAATAATTTTTAGCTTCTTCTAGTATAGTGCTAAAATGGACAGGTTTGAAATGCAAATTATAGTTTTTTGAAAAAAGATTTTCTATCTTTGCAAATTCATTAATTAAAGAATCCATGCGTGAGAATATATCAATAAGTCTTTCTTTTTGCTTGATTTCTCTAACCATTTCTGCAATGATTCTCCCTTTACCTATAGGAGTTTTTAATTCATGCATAATCGTGCGTAAAAAAAGTTGTCTTGATTGTATTAACTCTTGATTTCTTATAAAAGCCTTTTTAAATTCAAAGGCAATTTTTCCTATTTCATCTTCTTGATAATCAATAAAATCAGGTTTTTTTCCATTTGCTGCTTCTGCAACTTGTTTTCTAAGTTTTTTAAGAGGTTCTAAGGATTTTAAAACCGAAAAATACATAAAAACAACTAAAAAAGAAAAAAAGAAAAATCCTATCAATAAAAGATTATAAATTCTGTCATTAATATTTTCTTTATAAAGTTTTTTAAAATCGCCACATTGAATATCAACATAAAGATTATTATGATATTTTAAAGATAAAAAATGACATATTTCATTATTGCTATCATAAAAAAGAATTTCACCATTTTCTTTAATGGCATTTATTAAATCTAAATTTTTTACAATAGAAAAATTATTATTATTAAAGTAAGCATCTATATTAAAATTTGAATTGTAAGAATTTATCATATTCTTAACAAGATTTTTTTGTCTTAAAACCCCTTCTTCGGCGTAAGCATTTTCTTCAATTTTTAATAAAACAATAAAAAGAATACAAACCAAAAGAAAGGTTACAACAAATAAAACAACTAATTTAGTATAAATAGAATATTTTTTTTGAATCATCCTATAAGTTTATATCCTATTCCCCTAACAGAAAAAATATGTTTTGGAGATTTAGAACTATCATTTATTTTAGTTCTTAATCGACCAATAATTACATCTAAACTTTTAGAATCTTTATCTTTAAGATTTTTACAACGATTAACAAGTTGCTCTCTAGATACACTATAGCTGTGTTGTTGAATAAGATATTCTAAAATTTCATATTCAGCTGGAGTTAGAGTTAAAACTTTATCATTATAGCTGATTTCATGTCTTCTTTCATCTATTTTAAAGGCAGAATTGATGTTTTCATTACTAGAAGTTTCAACTCTCTTTGTGCGACGAATAAGACTTGTGATTCTTGCATACATTTCTTTAGGATCATAAGGCTTAGGAAGATAATCATCTGCACCGATTTGAAGCCCCACAACCTTATCGCTAAGATCTCCTCTTGCTGAAGAAATGATAATAGGGATATTGTTTTTTTGTCTGATTTCTCTACAGACTTCAAGTCCATCTATCCCAGGTAAAGTTAAGTCTAAAATCAAACAATCATAGCCTTGCATCCCCATATTTAAAGCCTCTTTAGGTGTTTGAAAATTTGTAATTTTTATGTTAAATTGAGCTAGATATTCGGATAAAAGTTGTGCAAAATCAGGATCATCTTCTATCATTAATACATTAATCATTATAATATTTTCCTTACATTATTATTGTACTGTTTTAATAATATTTACATAATTTTATTTAAATTTTGATAAATTATTGAGCTTATTTTTGCTAAAATTAGCTTTTTTTGATATTTTTTATTACAAAAATTAAGGATTTGGTTATGGAATTAGATTATTATGAGATTTTAGAAATTACACGAAATGCCGACAAAGACGGAATAAAAAAGGCTTATAGAAAAATGGCTTTGAAATATCATCCAGATAGAAATCAAGGAGATAAAGAAGCTGAAAATAAATTTAAATTAGTTAATGAAGCTTATGAAGTTTTAAGTGATGATGAAAAACGTGCTATCTATGATAGATATGGTAAGGATGGGTTAAAAGGGGGAAGCTTTGGAAGCACTTCTGGTTTTGGGGGTTTTGATGACTTAGGAGATATTTTTTCTAGCTTTTTTGGAGATAGTTTTTCAAAACGTCAAAAAAAAACAAGTGATGAAAAATTTGCAAGCGATTTAATTGTTAATTTAAGATTAAATTTTAAAGAAGCTGTATTTGGATGTAAAAAGAATATAGATTTTGCTTATAAAAATTCTTGTAAAACTTGTCAGGGAACAGGATCTAAAGATGGAAAACTTCAAACTTGTCCTAAATGTAAGGGAAGTGGACAGGTAGGAATTTCTCAAGGATTTATAACTTTTGCGCAAACTTGTCCAGAGTGTCAAGGTAGTGGAGAAAGCATCCGTGAAAAATGTAATGATTGCAAGGGTAAAGGTTATGAAGAAATTAAAGATCAGGTTGAAATTAATATTCCAGAAGGCATAGATAGCGGAATGAATTTAAGAGTTAATTCTAAAGGAAATATGATCAAAAGTGGGTCTAGAGGAGATTTATATGTTAAAATTATTGTTGATGAGGATAGAACCTTTATAAGGGATGAGAATGATATATATATAGAATATCCAGTATTTTTTACTCAAGCCATTTTAGGCCAGAGTGTCAAAGTTCCTACTATACGAGGAGAAGCGGTTTTAAATTTACCTAAAGGTGCTAAAGATGGTCAAAGATTTGTTCTTGAGAAAGAAGGAGTAAAAGATGTGCATAGCTCTTACATAGGTAATCAAATTGTCCAAATTTCTATTAAATTTCCCCATTCTTTAAATGATGAGCAAAAAGAACTTTTAGAAAAACTTAGTGAAAGTTTTGGAATTAAAGATGGTATGCATCAAGAGCAAAAAGGATTTTTTGAAAAAATAGCTGATTGGTTTAAATCTTAAAGCCAATCACAAAAAACATTTTATAAATAAAATTAAAAGTGTTTTTTATAAAAATTCAAAATTTTTTAGACATAAAAAAAGCTAGGTTTTATAAAACCTAGCTTTAAAGAATTTAATTCTAAGTGATTTTTAGAATTTGTAAAGAGCTTGAAGTCTCACAGCGTTGTGATCACTTTTACCATTTTTATCTGCATCTATATTTACATAAGAATAGAATGCTGAGAAGTCAAGTTTTGGAGAATATTTATAATCTACTCTTGCAACTGCTTCTAATTTTTTACCACCTGTGTGATCATCTGTTTTAGTTCCACCATATACGAAATCACCACCTACGCGAACTGTTTCGTTGAAAGTGTAACCAGCTGTTACATAACCGAAGATATTTCTACCAAGATCACCATTAAGATTTGATCCTTCAGTATAGAAAATTTCTTGACCAGCTAATACAGATCCAAGATTTCCTTGATCTTCAATTGTAGTCATAGTTGCTTTATTTTTATCACCGTAGTATAAACCACCAAGGCTAGCATCCCAACCATTTAATTCAATGCTACCTTTTAAAGCAAAGAAATTACCATTTCCAGCTCCGTTTTTAGTTTCGTTATCTAAAGAGTTTCCTAAATAAGTACCTTCAAGTGTCCAGTTGATGCCATCAAAAATAGTTGTACTATAAGCTCCGTCTAAAGCATAGAAGAAACCTACTTTATCCCAGTAAGCTAACCATAATTGTGGATTAAGTTGACCGCCAAGAGTTTCATAAGAACCTACAGCAGCAGCACCATACATATTGCCGATTGAATCACCAGCGATATTGGTCAGGAATCCGCCCATATCTCCTGTATAATATTTAACTTTACCATTGTCTATCACAGCATTTGATTGTTCGCTTGTCATAAAGCTATCTACAGCAAAAGCAGCTAGAGTTAAACCATCGATGCTATTATTTACTACTTTAACACCTGTTCCAACTAAACCATCGATTTCATTGTCAGTCCAGATAGTGTTAAGTTGTTGTTTACCAGCAATTACGCTTGTAGCTACATCTTCATTTGTATAAGTTAAATATAATTGGCGAACTGCAAAACCTTTTTTATCATTTTGAGTTTCTTGAACTCCGTATCCACCATCAGTAGCAGCATAATCAAATTGAACAAAAGCTTTAAAATTATCAGCTATAGCAGCGCTGAAATTAACTTGAGCTCTGTATTTGTGTGCTTGGCGATCTTGTATTAAGAAATCTCTATCGCTTTTAAATTTTTTATCAAAAGAACCTGATTCATATCTATATCTTAATACTCCAGATACATCGATATTTTTGATAGCTTCTTCTACTGGAGTAGCACTAGCTACAGAAAAAGCACTTGCAGTAAGAGCTGCAACTAAACTAAGTTTAACTAGTTTCATGAGAATTCTCCTTCTTAAAATTAAAATTAAAACGATGTAATTGTAGCATAAAAAATAAGAGTTTATCTTAAAAAATACTTAAAGTTTATTTTAGGTTTAATTTTGAAGTTTTAAAATAAAGCAAATTCTAGCTAAGCCTAAAGCCTAGCTAGAGTATAATTTTAAGGAGTTTTCTTATGAATGTTTGTATTCATTTGTAAGTATAAAAATTAAAAGTAAATGATAAGTAATTGTAAAAATTTTTACAAAAATTTATTTTTTATGATTTTAACTTTTTCAATAAATCATCAGCATTTATAAAGCCTGTAATTTTTAATTGTTCTTTACCATTTTCAAAAAAAATCAAAACTGGTGGTCCAAAAACATTAAATTGTTTCATGATTTTTATATCTTCATTGTTATTTTGACTGACATCAACCTTGATTAATTTGTATTTTTTAACTTGATCAATAACTCTTTTATCACTGAAAGTAAGTTCATCTAAGAGCTTACAATTTTCACACCAAGATGCTGTAAAATCAAGCATTAAAGCTTGATTGTTTTTTATTTCTTGATTGATTTGATCTAGATTGTTTATAAAATGATAATTTAAAGCTTGATTTTTTTCTTTTGCGCTAAAATTTAAAGGATTTAAAAAATCTTTTGATCCAAAAAGTCCACCTAAAAATAAGCAAAT is a window from the Campylobacter sp. RM10537 genome containing:
- a CDS encoding ArsS family sensor histidine kinase, translated to MQKKYSIYTKLVVLFVVTFLLVCILFIVLLKIEENAYAEEGVLRQKNLVKNMINSYNSNFNIDAYFNNNNFSIVKNLDLINAIKENGEILFYDSNNEICHFLSLKYHNNLYVDIQCGDFKKLYKENINDRIYNLLLIGFFFFSFLVVFMYFSVLKSLEPLKKLRKQVAEAANGKKPDFIDYQEDEIGKIAFEFKKAFIRNQELIQSRQLFLRTIMHELKTPIGKGRIIAEMVREIKQKERLIDIFSRMDSLINEFAKIENLFSKNYNLHFKPVHFSTILEEAKNYLMRDDFNKIVKIYLKSDALINVDMEIFPLILKNLIDNALKYSSNGTCEIYSHHQYFIIQNPGRKLSEPIEYYFEAFTREKDEKVKGMGLGLYIVFEVCKLHNFDIIYYYENNKHCFKVFFGEKKHNET
- a CDS encoding response regulator transcription factor — protein: MINVLMIEDDPDFAQLLSEYLAQFNIKITNFQTPKEALNMGMQGYDCLILDLTLPGIDGLEVCREIRQKNNIPIIISSARGDLSDKVVGLQIGADDYLPKPYDPKEMYARITSLIRRTKRVETSSNENINSAFKIDERRHEISYNDKVLTLTPAEYEILEYLIQQHSYSVSREQLVNRCKNLKDKDSKSLDVIIGRLRTKINDSSKSPKHIFSVRGIGYKLIG
- the dnaJ gene encoding molecular chaperone DnaJ yields the protein MELDYYEILEITRNADKDGIKKAYRKMALKYHPDRNQGDKEAENKFKLVNEAYEVLSDDEKRAIYDRYGKDGLKGGSFGSTSGFGGFDDLGDIFSSFFGDSFSKRQKKTSDEKFASDLIVNLRLNFKEAVFGCKKNIDFAYKNSCKTCQGTGSKDGKLQTCPKCKGSGQVGISQGFITFAQTCPECQGSGESIREKCNDCKGKGYEEIKDQVEINIPEGIDSGMNLRVNSKGNMIKSGSRGDLYVKIIVDEDRTFIRDENDIYIEYPVFFTQAILGQSVKVPTIRGEAVLNLPKGAKDGQRFVLEKEGVKDVHSSYIGNQIVQISIKFPHSLNDEQKELLEKLSESFGIKDGMHQEQKGFFEKIADWFKS
- a CDS encoding major outer membrane protein translates to MKLVKLSLVAALTASAFSVASATPVEEAIKNIDVSGVLRYRYESGSFDKKFKSDRDFLIQDRQAHKYRAQVNFSAAIADNFKAFVQFDYAATDGGYGVQETQNDKKGFAVRQLYLTYTNEDVATSVIAGKQQLNTIWTDNEIDGLVGTGVKVVNNSIDGLTLAAFAVDSFMTSEQSNAVIDNGKVKYYTGDMGGFLTNIAGDSIGNMYGAAAVGSYETLGGQLNPQLWLAYWDKVGFFYALDGAYSTTIFDGINWTLEGTYLGNSLDNETKNGAGNGNFFALKGSIELNGWDASLGGLYYGDKNKATMTTIEDQGNLGSVLAGQEIFYTEGSNLNGDLGRNIFGYVTAGYTFNETVRVGGDFVYGGTKTDDHTGGKKLEAVARVDYKYSPKLDFSAFYSYVNIDADKNGKSDHNAVRLQALYKF